One window from the genome of Tindallia magadiensis encodes:
- a CDS encoding DUF3795 domain-containing protein — translation MKIKYPEMGICGLSCQLCPQYHTDAYSRCKGCKSESRMIVGCPFITCAIKKKEVEFCWECKENINCQKWRKHREKGAKYDTFKCYQKLEEDINFIQENGFEEYKRLQNIREEILKDMLDNFNEGRSKSYYCIAATVMKIEELKEALIRAKEKSYGLDIKSKSKVLHFILDEIAKQEKYYLVLRKKGKL, via the coding sequence AATTAAATACCCAGAAATGGGGATATGTGGTCTTTCATGTCAATTGTGTCCGCAGTATCATACCGATGCTTATAGTAGATGTAAAGGGTGTAAGAGTGAATCACGAATGATTGTTGGGTGTCCATTTATTACGTGCGCTATAAAGAAAAAAGAGGTTGAATTTTGTTGGGAATGTAAAGAAAACATTAATTGTCAAAAATGGAGGAAGCACCGGGAAAAGGGAGCAAAATATGATACATTTAAATGCTATCAAAAGCTTGAAGAAGATATTAATTTTATCCAAGAAAATGGTTTTGAAGAATATAAAAGATTGCAGAATATAAGAGAAGAAATACTAAAGGATATGTTGGATAATTTTAATGAAGGTCGTTCAAAAAGCTACTATTGCATTGCAGCAACCGTTATGAAAATCGAAGAGTTAAAAGAAGCATTAATAAGAGCCAAAGAAAAATCGTATGGTTTAGATATTAAAAGTAAATCAAAAGTTTTACACTTTATATTAGACGAGATTGCAAAACAAGAGAAATATTATCTAGTATTGCGTAAAAAAGGAAAACTTTAA
- a CDS encoding transposase has product MPRYSESFKMSIMQKMMPPENQKVSTIAQETGMSGVTLYKWKKEAKAKAKHLERWAGKTRDWRLPEKVWLNPVKAEEGKDIKSS; this is encoded by the coding sequence ATGCCCCGATACAGCGAATCATTCAAAATGTCCATCATGCAAAAGATGATGCCGCCTGAAAATCAAAAAGTTTCTACTATTGCTCAGGAAACCGGTATGTCAGGAGTCACTTTATATAAATGGAAAAAAGAAGCGAAAGCCAAAGCAAAGCATCTAGAGCGTTGGGCTGGTAAAACAAGAGACTGGCGCTTACCAGAAAAAGTCTGGTTGAATCCAGTTAAGGCAGAAGAAGGCAAAGATATTAAGTCTTCATGA